The following proteins come from a genomic window of Acipenser ruthenus chromosome 44, fAciRut3.2 maternal haplotype, whole genome shotgun sequence:
- the LOC117399070 gene encoding uncharacterized protein LOC117399070, giving the protein MQTERAKRMDSAGEEASLNSPELPWNQLYLKRRTESRIQLRRRVCFTGPAAAAAVTGVLAILILAAGSVSSDSEFVKVPISVKCTEGQDCILSCSFNYTVGSWDMWSYVVWRRAETDYIVHSYHDNMDQLDHQLPQYVNRTSLFDSELQHGNASLLLRRVRDRDAGNYSCSVYTPGGFALGLTEVVVVPAQGFSWAISVWVTAGLCAVLFLQISVYIMLKKIPDVTLKAQYSPPQAVGVGQDFEKAEFPYTFNICSLIQPPKDEIRLN; this is encoded by the exons ATGCAGACGGAGCGTGCAAAGAGGATGGACTCTGCAGGAGAAGAAGCGTCCCTGAATTCACCTGAGCTGCCCTGGAACCA GCTCTATTTGAAGAGAAGGACCGAGTCCAGGATCCAGTTAAGGAGGAGAGTGTGCTTCAcaggccctgctgctgctgctgctgttaccggGGTATTGGCAATCCTCATACTGGCTGCTGGCAGTGTGAGCAGCGACAGTGAGTTTGTGAAAGTCCCGATCTCAGTGAAGTGTACTgaggggcaggactgtatcctgagctgctCTTTCAACTACACAGTTGGAAGCTGGGACATGTGGTCCTATGTGGtctggagaagagcagaaacgGACTACATCGTTCACAGTTACCATGACAACATGGACCAGCTTGACCATCAGCTCCCTCAGTATGTGAACAGGACcagcctgtttgattctgagctgcagcacgggaacgcttcactgctgctgaggagagtcagggaCAGAGATGCTGGGAATTACAGCTGCTCTGTTTACACACCTGGGGGGTTTGCGTTGGGTCTGACTGAGGTAGTCGTGGTCCCAGCTCAAGGATTCTCCTGGGCGATTTCAGTTTGGGTAACTGCAGGTCTGTGTGCAGTCCTTTTTCTTCAGATCTCTGTCTACATAATGTTGAAAAAAATCCCTGATGTTACTTTGAAAGCTCAGTACAGTCCACCCCAGGCAGTTGGTGTAGGACAGGATTTTGAAAAGGCAGAATTCCCCTATACTTTCAACATCTGCAGTTTAATACAACCTCCCAAAGATGAAATACGACTAAATTAG
- the LOC117967192 gene encoding butyrophilin subfamily 1 member A1-like, with product MNLRFLLCLGTEVQTERAKRMDSAGEEASLNSPELPWNQLYLKRRTESRIQLRRRVCFTGPAAAAVTVVLAILILAAGSVSSDSEFVKVPSSVNCTEGQDCILSCSFDYTAGGWDMWSYVVWRREETSRIVHSYHDNTDQLAHQLPQYVNRTGLFDSELQRGNASMLLRRVREEDAGNYSCSVYPHKLHGSGLIELVLVPAQPTSAAITAEPTSAAMIAEPTSAAAAVLNGRHPWWVSGAVLVYWVAASFCIGLKLYIQRAGCCFWKSHDALKAQYSAGQDSETQ from the exons ATGAATTTAAGATTTCTCTTGTGTCTCGGTACAGAGGTGCAGACGGAGCGTGCAAAGAGGATGGACTCTGCAGGAGAAGAAGCGTCCCTGAATTCACCTGAGCTGCCCTGGAACCA GCTCTATTTGAAGAGAAGGACCGAGTCCAGGATCCAGTTAAGGAGGAGAGTGTGCTTCACtggtcctgctgctgctgctgttaccgTGGTATTGGCAATCCTCATACTGGCTGCTGGCAGTGTGAGCAGCGACAGTGAGTTTGTGAAAGTCCCGAGCTCAGTGAACTGTACTgaggggcaggactgtatcctgagctgctCTTTCGACTACACAGCTGGAGGCTGGGACATGTGGTCCTATGTGGTCTGGAGGCGAGAGGAAACAAGCCGGATCGTTCACAGTTACCATGACAACACGGACCAGCTTGCCCATCAGCTCCCTCAGTATGTGAACAGGACCGgcctgtttgattctgagctgcagcgcgggaacgcttcaatgctgctgaggagagtcagggaggaagATGCTGGAAATTACAGCTGCTCTGTTTACCCTCATAAATTGCACGGGTCGGGCCTGATTGAGTTAGTCCTGGTTCCAGCTCAGCCCACATCAGCAGCTATTACAGCTGAACCCACATCAGCAGCTATGATAGCTGAACccacatcagcagcagcagctgttctGAATGGACGACACCCCTGGTGGGTTTCAGGAGCAGTTCTTGTTTATTGGGTAGCTGCAAGTTTCTGTATCGGCTTGAAGCTGTATATACAACGTGCAGGTTGTTGTTTCTGGAAGTCCCACGATGCTCTGAAAGCTCAGTACAGTGCAGGACAGGACAGTGAAACCCAGTGA